A genome region from Gemmatimonadaceae bacterium includes the following:
- a CDS encoding FAD-dependent oxidoreductase has translation MAKPVFLAVDDDLAVLSAIERDLRQQYRADYRIVKAGTPAEGLEAARAFATRNTPIALFLVDQRMPEMTGIEFLAEVRAIHPQSKRVLLTAYADTDVAIAGINSVGLDHYLMKPWDPPEERLFPVLNDLLAEWRAQVTPAFEGIRILGSQWSPQSFEAKEFLSRNRVAYEWVDLDQDAVARALATQLAGDLTRLPLILFPDGSHLVAPSSVELAAKAGMQTEAARPLYDVVVVGGGPAGLANAVYAASEGLRTVVIEGQAPGGQAGTSSMIENYLGFPAGVTGADLAQRASAQARRFGAELLTGQEVVGLRREDPYRVVTLADGTELTTYTVVITTGMSARRLPTPGLEAFHGVGVYYGAAMTEAARYKGRDICVIGGANSAGQGALFFSRYARKVTVVLRAPDLAPMMSQYLVDRIRATPNIDVIAEVEVSAVTGTGALEGIELTHVKTGAVTPLAVEGMFIFIGVKPHTEAFTGTLVCDDSGFIATGADLPREFGKPKAWPLPREPYAFETSMPGVFAAGDVRSGANRRVAAAVGEGSAAVYSVHRYLRTV, from the coding sequence GTGGCCAAGCCGGTCTTTCTTGCGGTTGACGACGATCTGGCGGTGCTGTCGGCGATCGAGCGCGACCTGCGCCAGCAGTACCGCGCGGACTATCGCATTGTGAAGGCGGGAACCCCCGCCGAAGGGCTGGAAGCGGCCCGCGCCTTCGCCACCCGCAACACGCCCATCGCGCTCTTCCTGGTCGACCAGCGCATGCCGGAAATGACGGGCATCGAGTTTCTGGCCGAGGTGCGCGCCATCCATCCGCAGTCCAAGCGCGTGCTGCTGACCGCCTACGCCGATACCGACGTGGCGATCGCCGGCATCAACAGCGTCGGGCTCGATCACTACCTCATGAAGCCGTGGGATCCGCCGGAGGAGCGCCTCTTCCCCGTGCTCAACGATCTGCTCGCCGAATGGCGGGCGCAGGTCACCCCGGCGTTCGAAGGCATTCGCATTCTGGGCTCGCAGTGGTCGCCGCAGTCGTTCGAAGCCAAGGAGTTTCTATCTCGCAATCGCGTCGCGTACGAGTGGGTCGATCTCGATCAGGACGCGGTCGCACGCGCCCTCGCGACGCAGTTGGCCGGTGACCTCACGCGCCTGCCGTTGATCCTCTTCCCCGATGGCTCGCATCTCGTCGCGCCCTCGTCGGTGGAGCTCGCGGCCAAGGCCGGGATGCAGACCGAAGCCGCCCGGCCACTCTATGACGTGGTCGTGGTTGGAGGCGGCCCCGCCGGGCTCGCCAACGCGGTCTATGCCGCCTCGGAAGGGCTGCGCACCGTGGTCATCGAGGGGCAGGCGCCGGGCGGCCAGGCGGGAACGAGCTCCATGATCGAGAACTACCTCGGCTTCCCCGCTGGCGTGACCGGTGCCGATCTCGCCCAGCGCGCGAGTGCGCAGGCACGACGCTTCGGCGCCGAGCTCCTCACGGGGCAGGAAGTGGTGGGGCTCCGCCGAGAGGACCCGTATCGCGTCGTGACCCTCGCCGACGGCACTGAGCTCACGACGTACACCGTGGTCATCACCACCGGGATGAGTGCGCGGCGGCTGCCTACGCCGGGGCTCGAGGCGTTCCATGGCGTGGGTGTCTACTATGGCGCGGCCATGACCGAAGCGGCGCGGTACAAGGGACGCGACATCTGCGTGATCGGTGGTGCCAACTCCGCCGGACAGGGCGCGCTGTTCTTCTCCCGCTATGCGCGGAAAGTCACCGTGGTGCTACGCGCTCCGGATCTCGCCCCCATGATGTCGCAGTATCTCGTCGATCGCATTCGCGCGACGCCGAACATCGACGTGATCGCGGAAGTCGAAGTGTCGGCCGTGACCGGGACCGGCGCCCTCGAGGGGATCGAGCTCACCCACGTGAAGACCGGCGCCGTGACTCCGCTCGCTGTGGAAGGGATGTTCATCTTCATCGGCGTGAAGCCGCACACCGAGGCGTTCACCGGTACGCTCGTCTGCGACGACTCGGGCTTCATTGCCACCGGCGCCGATCTGCCGCGGGAGTTCGGCAAGCCAAAGGCGTGGCCGCTGCCACGCGAGCCGTATGCGTTCGAAACCAGCATGCCCGGGGTGTTTGCGGCCGGCGACGTCCGTTCAGGCGCCAATCGCCGCGTAGCCGCCGCCGTGGGCGAAGGCTCTGCGGCCGTGTATTCAGTGCACCGCTATCTGCGGACGGTCTGA
- a CDS encoding ribbon-helix-helix protein, CopG family, whose amino-acid sequence MSREQAFHETIRVYLSAEDAALLERLAIETGLTKTDVLRRGLRALAQKRFETQPLRRFLTEAAQGDWPAGIAEVRDDVAG is encoded by the coding sequence GTGTCTCGCGAGCAGGCGTTTCACGAAACGATTCGCGTCTACCTCTCCGCCGAGGATGCCGCGCTGCTCGAACGGCTGGCCATCGAGACCGGCCTGACCAAGACCGATGTGCTGCGCCGCGGGCTGCGCGCCCTCGCGCAGAAGCGCTTTGAAACGCAGCCGCTCCGCCGCTTCCTCACCGAAGCGGCGCAGGGCGACTGGCCCGCCGGCATCGCCGAAGTGCGCGACGACGTGGCGGGGTGA
- a CDS encoding response regulator transcription factor, whose translation MRVLLVEDDDTLRESATAFLRAAGFAVDPAATGKMARELAAVSPYDAVVLDIGLPDADGYTLCTAFRARVPAPRILMATARDAVEDRITGLDIGADDYLVKPYALGELVARVRALLRRPDHAAPVLLQVEDLLLDPATREARRGDRLIPLTTKEFAVLVVLMRAPGRVLTREFIGEHAWDDNFDPGSNVIDVYMARLRKKVDAAGEEPLIATVRGAGYRLGPPPSRRILR comes from the coding sequence ATGCGCGTACTGCTGGTCGAAGATGATGACACGTTGCGCGAAAGCGCCACGGCGTTCCTCCGGGCCGCCGGATTTGCCGTGGATCCGGCGGCCACCGGCAAGATGGCACGCGAACTCGCGGCCGTCAGTCCGTACGACGCCGTGGTGCTCGACATCGGCCTGCCCGACGCGGATGGATATACCCTCTGCACCGCGTTTCGGGCCCGGGTCCCGGCGCCGCGCATCCTGATGGCCACCGCGCGTGATGCGGTGGAGGACCGCATCACTGGATTGGATATCGGCGCCGATGACTACTTGGTAAAGCCGTACGCGCTGGGGGAGCTGGTCGCGCGTGTGCGGGCGCTGCTGCGACGCCCGGATCATGCGGCGCCGGTGCTGCTGCAGGTCGAGGACCTCCTGCTCGACCCGGCCACGCGGGAGGCGCGGCGGGGCGACCGGCTCATCCCGCTGACGACCAAGGAGTTCGCCGTGCTCGTGGTGCTCATGCGCGCCCCGGGACGCGTACTGACCCGCGAGTTTATCGGCGAACACGCCTGGGACGACAACTTCGACCCCGGGAGCAACGTCATCGACGTGTACATGGCGCGGCTGCGGAAGAAGGTCGACGCCGCCGGCGAAGAGCCGCTTATCGCCACGGTGCGAGGAGCGGGCTATCGTCTCGGTCCGCCGCCGTCGCGCCGGATCCTGCGGTGA
- a CDS encoding DUF4147 domain-containing protein has product MSSTLKDTRALLAALYDAAVQGAAPFPCTRDAVARWCRAHHVAAGTRVHVIATGKASPAMTAGALAALGETGVTIVGGVVVAAHDPGPADWFGVTKPTSLRVLRGDHPVPGPASLDAADAIDDALLDIEPGDLAVVLISGGTTALCAAPIAPLAQRVGDADRAQTVVANLASTLLGSGLAIHEMNAIRRRLLRFGAGRLAVQLAHRGVAHIGAFAISDVIGDDPAVIGSGPCSSDPFDDATFLALIDAHGLRDQLSREEAEALGVYGTTAPPAVPAPTHDAFARVQYEVVSGNRAATAAMARAATQLGIETVLVDEQPIEGEADAVGLALTQRALALAPSLPKGHRALLVSGGEPVVHLLALEHASMERAYEAQLLVDVLEEPPPPVAMSDPMRGGRMQVVALSAALQLEAAAAKGDPFGWQITVLAAGTDGRDGPTDAAGAIVDAAVPALARRHGRSPDDDLLNGRSWYALEAAEALLKPGPTGTNVMDVVGVLIRG; this is encoded by the coding sequence ATGTCGAGTACGCTGAAGGACACCCGCGCCCTGCTCGCCGCGTTGTACGACGCGGCGGTGCAGGGCGCGGCGCCGTTTCCCTGCACGCGGGACGCGGTCGCGCGCTGGTGCCGCGCGCACCACGTCGCCGCCGGGACGCGCGTGCATGTCATCGCGACGGGCAAGGCCTCGCCCGCCATGACCGCCGGCGCTCTCGCGGCGCTGGGCGAGACGGGCGTCACGATCGTGGGCGGCGTGGTTGTGGCGGCACATGATCCGGGGCCGGCCGATTGGTTCGGCGTGACCAAGCCGACCAGCCTGCGCGTGCTGCGCGGCGATCATCCGGTACCCGGCCCGGCCTCACTGGATGCGGCCGATGCGATCGATGACGCCCTGCTCGACATCGAGCCCGGCGATCTGGCAGTCGTGCTCATCTCCGGCGGAACGACGGCGCTGTGCGCGGCGCCGATTGCGCCGCTCGCGCAGCGGGTGGGCGACGCCGATCGCGCACAGACCGTCGTGGCAAACCTCGCGAGCACCTTGCTGGGCAGTGGGCTCGCCATCCACGAAATGAACGCCATCCGCCGGCGCCTGCTGCGCTTTGGCGCCGGTCGCCTCGCGGTCCAACTCGCGCATCGCGGCGTGGCGCACATCGGCGCGTTCGCGATCAGCGATGTCATCGGCGACGATCCGGCCGTGATCGGCTCCGGCCCCTGCTCTTCCGATCCCTTCGATGACGCGACGTTCCTGGCGCTCATCGATGCGCACGGGCTGCGCGATCAGCTGTCGCGCGAGGAAGCCGAGGCGCTGGGCGTGTACGGGACCACCGCGCCGCCCGCGGTACCGGCGCCGACGCACGACGCGTTCGCGCGCGTGCAGTACGAGGTGGTCTCGGGGAATCGGGCCGCGACCGCGGCCATGGCGCGCGCCGCCACCCAGCTCGGCATCGAGACGGTGCTGGTGGACGAGCAGCCGATCGAAGGCGAAGCGGACGCCGTGGGGCTCGCGCTGACGCAGCGGGCGCTCGCGCTGGCGCCCTCACTCCCCAAGGGGCATCGCGCGCTGCTGGTCAGTGGCGGCGAGCCGGTCGTGCATCTGCTCGCCCTCGAGCACGCGTCGATGGAGCGCGCCTACGAAGCGCAGCTGTTGGTGGACGTGCTCGAGGAGCCGCCACCCCCCGTGGCGATGTCGGATCCGATGCGCGGCGGTCGCATGCAGGTGGTGGCGCTGTCGGCCGCGCTGCAACTCGAAGCCGCCGCCGCGAAGGGCGATCCGTTCGGCTGGCAGATCACCGTGCTCGCCGCCGGTACCGACGGCCGCGACGGCCCCACGGATGCCGCCGGCGCGATCGTGGACGCCGCTGTCCCCGCCCTCGCGCGACGCCACGGCCGCTCCCCCGACGACGACCTGCTCAACGGCCGCTCGTGGTACGCCCTCGAGGCCGCCGAAGCGCTGCTCAAGCCCGGGCCCACGGGGACGAATGTGATGGACGTGGTGGGCGTGCTGATCCGGGGGTAA
- a CDS encoding carbon-nitrogen hydrolase has protein sequence MSPIVKIGIVQDTASDDLEANVTRAVARVRSAASQGAKVICLQELFNAPYFCKTVKPERFDIAQPANGPIVQTFQALAKELDVVIVVPYYEREAPGLYRNSATVIDADGSVLGTYRKMHIPHDPLFEEKYYFAPGDVTGDQRQDRHPGYNGFRVWKTKYATIGVLICWDQWYPEGARITALLGAQILFDPTAIGWHPAEKATFGEAQVDAWRTAQRAHAIANGVFVASPNRVGFEPEPGTDGLEFFGQSFICDPFGRYLAQAGTEPAILTADCDLALIEETRRNWPFLRDRRIDAYGPILNRWLGS, from the coding sequence ATGTCCCCCATCGTCAAAATCGGTATCGTCCAGGACACCGCGTCCGACGACCTCGAGGCCAACGTCACCCGGGCCGTGGCGCGCGTGCGCAGTGCCGCCAGCCAGGGCGCCAAGGTCATCTGTCTGCAGGAACTCTTCAACGCGCCGTACTTCTGCAAGACCGTGAAGCCGGAGCGCTTTGATATCGCGCAGCCGGCCAACGGGCCCATCGTGCAGACCTTTCAGGCGCTCGCGAAGGAACTCGACGTCGTGATCGTCGTGCCCTACTACGAGCGCGAGGCGCCGGGGCTGTACCGCAACTCGGCGACGGTGATCGACGCCGATGGGTCGGTGCTGGGGACCTATCGCAAGATGCACATCCCGCACGATCCGCTCTTCGAGGAGAAGTACTACTTCGCCCCGGGCGACGTCACGGGCGATCAGCGGCAGGACCGGCATCCGGGATACAACGGCTTCCGCGTCTGGAAGACCAAGTACGCCACGATCGGCGTGCTGATCTGCTGGGATCAGTGGTACCCCGAGGGTGCGCGCATCACCGCGCTGCTCGGCGCGCAGATCCTGTTCGACCCCACGGCGATCGGCTGGCATCCGGCCGAGAAGGCGACGTTCGGCGAGGCGCAGGTGGATGCGTGGCGCACGGCGCAGCGCGCGCATGCGATCGCCAACGGCGTGTTCGTGGCGTCGCCCAATCGCGTGGGCTTTGAACCGGAACCGGGCACCGATGGTCTGGAGTTTTTCGGACAGTCGTTCATCTGCGATCCGTTCGGCCGCTACCTCGCGCAGGCGGGCACCGAGCCGGCGATTCTCACGGCCGATTGCGATCTCGCGCTGATCGAGGAGACGCGGCGCAACTGGCCGTTCCTTCGTGACCGGCGCATCGACGCGTACGGGCCGATCCTGAATCGCTGGTTGGGGTCGTGA
- a CDS encoding patatin-like phospholipase family protein yields MNGTHGPRIGVVLGGGALKGMAHVGALRALHEAGIRPALYAGTSIGAMIAAAAASGRGLDEMTERARRFRRRDLFRINHMGMLMERMLSRSIYLEAPLRALADELVQPGTFEDLPTPLLVTAVDLERGTPLVFGTPGLTAVSVRDAIYASCALPGFFPPGVVGDRVCIDGGTTDNLPIAIAGLSVDALVAIDVGIADVPVARGVAEQGFASIFMRAATMMMHHQQQAALERWSTPPLLLVRPKVAHIGWFSFAHVDELLEVGYTATRDALRHLPEVLAAPDGIFPREEMAIQIDRQRCTGCALCVARHPDLVRLDRDGKAEPLVPRQELSPREQALARCCPTEAIVVGPVCARDVVAERLDASA; encoded by the coding sequence ATGAACGGCACGCATGGGCCCCGGATCGGGGTCGTGTTGGGCGGGGGCGCCCTGAAGGGGATGGCCCACGTGGGCGCCTTGCGCGCCCTGCATGAGGCGGGGATCCGACCGGCGCTGTACGCGGGTACGAGCATCGGTGCCATGATCGCCGCCGCCGCGGCCTCCGGGCGCGGGCTCGACGAGATGACCGAACGCGCCCGCCGCTTTCGGCGCCGCGACCTCTTCCGCATCAATCACATGGGGATGCTGATGGAGCGCATGCTGTCGCGCTCCATCTACCTCGAGGCCCCGCTGCGCGCGCTGGCCGATGAACTGGTGCAGCCGGGCACCTTCGAGGATCTGCCCACGCCGCTGCTGGTGACCGCCGTCGATCTCGAGCGCGGCACGCCGCTAGTCTTCGGCACGCCGGGGCTGACGGCGGTCTCGGTACGTGATGCCATCTACGCGAGCTGCGCGCTCCCCGGCTTCTTTCCGCCCGGCGTGGTGGGCGATCGCGTGTGCATCGACGGCGGCACCACCGACAATCTCCCCATCGCCATTGCCGGCCTGTCGGTGGACGCGCTCGTGGCCATCGATGTCGGCATCGCCGATGTCCCGGTGGCCCGCGGAGTGGCTGAGCAGGGCTTTGCCTCGATTTTCATGCGGGCGGCGACCATGATGATGCACCATCAGCAGCAGGCCGCGCTCGAGCGCTGGTCCACTCCACCGCTCCTGCTGGTCCGCCCCAAGGTGGCGCACATCGGCTGGTTCTCCTTCGCGCATGTCGATGAACTGCTCGAAGTGGGATACACCGCCACCCGCGACGCGCTGCGCCACCTGCCCGAAGTCCTCGCGGCCCCGGATGGCATCTTCCCGCGCGAGGAGATGGCCATCCAGATCGATCGCCAGCGCTGCACCGGCTGCGCGCTGTGCGTGGCGCGCCATCCGGACCTCGTGCGCCTCGATCGCGATGGGAAGGCCGAACCGCTGGTACCCAGACAGGAGCTTTCCCCCCGCGAACAGGCGCTCGCCCGCTGCTGCCCCACTGAGGCGATCGTGGTGGGGCCGGTGTGTGCGCGCGATGTGGTCGCGGAGCGACTCGACGCGAGTGCGTAG
- the acnA gene encoding aconitate hydratase AcnA has product MSHPNSFGSRSTLKVGDRQYAYFRLDALDGLAGSTAKSLPFSLRVLLENLLRGEDNAFVKKADVEALARWNVKAPVDQEIAFRTARVLLQDFTGVPCVVDLAAMRDAMVALGGDPTKINPLQPVDLVIDHSVQVDEYGSEAALLLNTELEFERNGERYQFLKWGQTALRNFRAVPPGTGICHQVNLEYLAQVVFTAQDGSETLAYCDSLVGTDSHTTMINGLGVLGWGVGGIEAEAAMLGQPVSMLIPEVIGFKLHGKLPAGATATDLVLTCTEMLRKKKVVGKFVEFYGPGLSSLALADRATIANMAPEYGATMGFFPVDAETLKYLRLSGRSDEQVALVEAYCKAQGLFRTDDTPDPVFTDTLELDLSTVVPSLAGPKRPQDRVALSESKAKYAEAVAAQHAATGVGTAQNVTYKGQHFELHDGAVVIAAITSCTNTSNPSVMLAAGLLAKKAVAKGLTTKPWVKTSLAPGSKVATEYFHKAGLMSSLDALGFNVVGYGCTTCIGNSGPLPTEISEAIDTGKLNVAAVLSGNRNFEGRVNPQTRFNYLASPPLVVAYALAGRMDIDLATEPLGMGTDGPVFLKDIWPSPKEVEDTILESVKREQFTTQYADVFKGDKYWQEIAAPTGNQYAWDGHSTYVKNPPYFDGMTMTPPGIRPIAGAKVLGMFGDSITTDHISPAGSIAAASPAGKYLNSLGVEKKDFNSYGARRGNHEVMMRGTFANIRLKNELTGGKEGWWTATAPGAEPEAIYDVSMARQAAGVPQIVIAGKEYGTGSSRDWAAKGTMRLGVRAVIAESFERIHRSNLVGMGVLPLEFVNGETRQSLGLTGFETYDIEGLSESLTPRATLTVKATASDGSVKQFSARCRIDTPEEMQYYKNGGILPYVLRSLVAK; this is encoded by the coding sequence ATGTCGCATCCCAATTCGTTCGGCAGCCGCTCCACCCTGAAGGTGGGCGACCGTCAGTATGCGTACTTCCGTCTCGACGCCCTCGATGGCCTCGCGGGCTCCACGGCGAAGTCGCTCCCCTTCTCCCTCCGCGTTCTCCTCGAGAACCTGCTCCGCGGTGAGGACAATGCCTTCGTGAAGAAGGCCGACGTCGAGGCCCTCGCGCGCTGGAACGTGAAGGCGCCGGTCGACCAGGAAATTGCCTTCCGCACCGCCCGCGTCCTCCTGCAGGACTTCACCGGCGTCCCCTGCGTGGTGGACCTGGCCGCGATGCGCGACGCCATGGTGGCGCTCGGCGGCGACCCGACGAAGATCAATCCGCTCCAGCCGGTCGACCTCGTAATCGACCACTCGGTGCAGGTGGATGAATACGGCAGCGAAGCCGCCCTGCTGCTCAACACCGAACTGGAGTTCGAGCGCAACGGCGAGCGCTACCAGTTCCTCAAGTGGGGCCAGACGGCGCTCCGCAACTTCCGCGCAGTCCCGCCGGGCACCGGCATCTGCCATCAGGTGAATCTCGAGTACCTGGCGCAGGTGGTGTTCACGGCGCAGGACGGCAGCGAGACGCTCGCCTACTGCGATTCGCTCGTGGGTACGGACTCGCACACCACGATGATCAACGGCCTCGGCGTGCTGGGCTGGGGTGTCGGTGGTATCGAAGCCGAAGCCGCCATGCTCGGCCAGCCGGTGAGCATGCTCATCCCCGAAGTCATCGGCTTCAAGCTGCACGGCAAGCTCCCCGCGGGCGCCACCGCCACGGACTTGGTGCTCACCTGCACCGAGATGCTCCGCAAGAAGAAGGTCGTCGGCAAGTTCGTCGAGTTCTACGGCCCGGGGCTCTCGAGCCTCGCGCTCGCCGACCGCGCCACGATCGCCAACATGGCGCCCGAGTACGGTGCCACGATGGGCTTCTTCCCGGTCGATGCCGAAACGCTCAAGTACCTGCGCCTCTCCGGCCGCAGCGACGAGCAGGTCGCGCTGGTGGAAGCCTACTGCAAGGCGCAGGGGCTCTTCCGCACCGACGACACGCCGGACCCGGTCTTCACCGACACGCTCGAACTCGACCTGAGCACGGTGGTGCCGAGCCTCGCCGGCCCCAAGCGCCCGCAGGATCGCGTGGCGCTCTCGGAGAGCAAGGCCAAGTACGCCGAAGCCGTGGCCGCGCAGCATGCGGCGACGGGCGTGGGCACGGCGCAGAACGTGACCTACAAGGGGCAGCACTTCGAGCTGCATGATGGCGCGGTGGTCATCGCCGCCATCACGAGCTGCACGAACACCAGCAACCCGAGCGTGATGCTCGCGGCTGGCCTCCTGGCGAAGAAGGCGGTCGCCAAGGGGCTCACCACCAAGCCCTGGGTGAAGACCTCGCTGGCACCGGGCTCCAAGGTTGCCACCGAGTACTTCCACAAGGCCGGGCTCATGAGCTCCCTCGATGCACTCGGCTTCAACGTGGTCGGCTACGGCTGCACGACGTGCATCGGCAACTCGGGTCCGCTCCCCACCGAGATCAGCGAAGCGATCGACACGGGCAAGCTCAACGTGGCGGCGGTCCTCTCGGGCAATCGCAACTTCGAGGGGCGCGTGAACCCGCAGACGCGCTTCAACTACCTCGCGAGCCCGCCGCTCGTGGTGGCGTACGCGCTGGCTGGTCGCATGGACATCGACCTCGCCACCGAGCCGCTCGGCATGGGCACGGATGGCCCCGTGTTCCTCAAGGACATCTGGCCAAGTCCGAAGGAAGTCGAGGACACCATTCTCGAAAGCGTGAAGCGTGAGCAGTTCACCACGCAGTACGCCGACGTCTTCAAGGGCGACAAGTACTGGCAGGAGATCGCGGCGCCCACCGGCAATCAGTACGCGTGGGATGGCCACAGCACCTACGTGAAGAACCCGCCGTACTTCGACGGCATGACCATGACGCCGCCGGGCATTCGCCCGATCGCCGGCGCCAAGGTGCTGGGTATGTTCGGTGACTCGATCACCACCGACCACATTTCCCCCGCCGGCTCCATCGCGGCGGCGAGCCCGGCCGGGAAGTATCTCAACAGCCTCGGCGTCGAGAAGAAGGACTTCAACTCGTACGGCGCGCGGCGCGGCAACCACGAGGTGATGATGCGCGGCACGTTCGCGAACATCCGCCTCAAGAACGAACTCACCGGCGGCAAGGAAGGCTGGTGGACGGCCACCGCGCCCGGCGCCGAGCCGGAAGCGATCTACGATGTGTCGATGGCCCGTCAGGCCGCCGGCGTGCCGCAGATCGTCATCGCCGGCAAGGAGTACGGCACGGGCTCGAGCCGTGACTGGGCGGCCAAGGGCACGATGCGGCTCGGCGTGCGCGCGGTGATCGCCGAAAGCTTCGAGCGCATTCACCGCTCGAACCTGGTGGGCATGGGCGTGCTGCCGCTCGAGTTCGTGAACGGCGAAACGCGGCAGAGCCTCGGTCTCACGGGCTTCGAGACCTACGACATCGAGGGGTTGAGCGAGAGCCTGACGCCACGCGCCACGCTCACGGTGAAGGCCACGGCGTCGGATGGCTCGGTGAAGCAGTTCAGCGCGCGGTGCCGCATCGACACGCCGGAAGAGATGCAGTACTACAAGAACGGCGGCATCCTGCCGTACGTGCTGCGGAGTCTGGTCGCGAAGTAA
- a CDS encoding TetR/AcrR family transcriptional regulator, whose translation MPPRRPAAAPIPPDAAPTPAEPTGAPAAEPAADSPDAFRRRPRQSRGQKRVELLLDAAAAVIAEHGLEGATAEAIAQQARTAKGSLYQFFPNRDAVIAGLALRYADEMRAIHERAFPLDAHELPLEQLIDRIVRPLAEFHDRNPAFRRVFASHEGPTDDTRSAPSRLRSQLFESFVDRLDVLFAARNPQLANRDRRRAALVAATIGQGLLRARALVSDKKGMLDELRRVLVGYLGPLLEAAPETAPRRRRNPKPTT comes from the coding sequence ATGCCTCCCCGCCGACCGGCCGCCGCGCCGATCCCGCCCGACGCCGCCCCAACCCCGGCCGAGCCAACCGGCGCGCCCGCCGCCGAACCGGCCGCCGACTCGCCCGACGCCTTCCGTCGCCGCCCCCGGCAGAGCCGCGGCCAGAAGCGTGTCGAGCTGCTGCTCGATGCGGCCGCGGCGGTCATCGCCGAGCACGGCCTGGAGGGCGCCACGGCCGAAGCGATCGCCCAGCAGGCGCGGACGGCGAAGGGATCGCTCTACCAGTTCTTCCCCAACCGCGACGCCGTGATCGCCGGCCTCGCGCTGCGCTACGCCGATGAGATGCGCGCCATTCACGAGCGCGCCTTTCCGCTCGATGCGCACGAGCTGCCGCTGGAGCAGCTCATCGATCGCATCGTGCGTCCGCTCGCCGAATTTCACGACCGCAACCCGGCATTCCGCCGCGTCTTCGCGAGCCATGAAGGCCCCACCGACGACACCCGATCGGCTCCGTCGCGCCTGCGCTCGCAGCTCTTCGAAAGCTTCGTCGATCGCCTCGACGTGCTCTTCGCCGCGCGCAATCCGCAGCTCGCCAATCGCGACCGCCGCCGCGCCGCGCTCGTGGCCGCCACGATCGGCCAGGGCCTCCTCCGCGCCCGCGCGCTCGTGAGCGACAAGAAGGGGATGCTGGATGAACTGCGACGCGTACTGGTGGGATACCTGGGGCCGTTGCTGGAGGCAGCGCCCGAGACGGCACCGCGCCGTCGCAGGAACCCGAAACCCACGACCTAA
- a CDS encoding peroxiredoxin family protein, whose amino-acid sequence MLMSKSLVRAAVAAATLVLAPSFAAAQGTPAPAPSPLKVGDAAPDFTVPWVTSAGLEKKPFKLSEHKGETIILAFFPKARTSGCTMQMENYRDKYADVFKGGKKVTLVGVSVDPDSALTSWAVDAKFPFHFAADVDRKVGVAYGASAGTGYHKRFLYVIDPAGKIAYVATPFLQMSQDAYAELGTAITKAAGTK is encoded by the coding sequence ATGCTGATGTCGAAGTCGCTGGTTCGTGCCGCGGTGGCCGCGGCCACGTTGGTTCTTGCTCCGTCGTTCGCGGCCGCGCAGGGCACGCCGGCCCCGGCGCCGTCCCCGCTCAAGGTCGGCGACGCCGCGCCCGACTTCACCGTGCCCTGGGTCACCTCGGCCGGTCTCGAGAAGAAGCCGTTCAAGCTCTCCGAGCATAAGGGCGAAACGATCATCCTCGCCTTCTTCCCGAAGGCCCGCACCAGCGGCTGCACCATGCAGATGGAGAACTACCGCGACAAGTACGCGGATGTGTTCAAGGGCGGGAAGAAGGTGACGCTCGTGGGCGTGAGCGTCGATCCCGACAGCGCGCTGACGTCGTGGGCGGTGGACGCCAAGTTCCCGTTCCACTTCGCCGCCGATGTCGATCGCAAGGTGGGCGTGGCCTACGGCGCGAGCGCCGGCACGGGATACCACAAGCGCTTCCTGTACGTGATCGATCCGGCCGGCAAGATCGCGTATGTCGCGACGCCGTTCCTGCAGATGTCGCAGGATGCGTACGCGGAACTCGGCACGGCGATCACGAAGGCCGCCGGCACGAAGTAA